The Bacillus sp. FJAT-27916 genomic interval TGGCCGCTATGAAACCATTGCAAATCTATCAAACTAGCGGTCATTCATATAAAGGAGAACGCTTTTATTGGAGAGATTCTGCAGGTGATCTTGCTCTTTGCGGAATGGGGATTGCTGCAAAGCTCAAGCCTGACCGTATTGGCAGGAACCGTTTTACCCAAGTTCGTGAGCAATGGGAAGCGCTTTTGAGCAAAGCATCGATGAATACCGGCTTACATGAGGCGGCTACAGGACCGCTCTTATTTGGCGGTTTTTCCTTTGTGGAGGGAGAGAAGGCCTCCAGTGGTTTGTGGGAGGACCTCGAAGATTATCTATTTTACTTGCCTCGTTTTTTGCTGACTGAAAGTGCTCATGGAGTTTTTCTTACTTCGACAAAATTAATCACAGATGACTGTGAGGACCATATGATAGAAGAATTTCTAAGAGAAAGAGAACAGCTTTTATCGCTGCCTCCATTAATGGGAGCTTCTATTCCTGCTGTCTCTCAATTTGAAGAGAAGAATGCAGGGCGCTGGAAGAAGTCAATTGAACAGTCTGTGGAGGATATTCGCGCAGGGCTAATGGACAAGATTGTCCTTGCACGTGAATTAGATCTTCACTTTGAAGGAGCAGTACCGAGCGGGACAGTCCTTCAGAATTTAACGGAACAGCAGCCGGCAAGCTTTATCTTTGGATTAGAGTCCGGCAGCTCTTGCTTTCTTGGGGCCTCACCTGAGCGCCTGATCAAGAAAGAGGGTAAACAAGTATTCTCCGCCTGTTTAGCTGGTTCTACGAAAAGGGGCAGTGATGTTCATTCAGATGAACGCTTAGGAATGGAGCTATTGAATGATGAGAAGAATCGGTCTGAGCATGAATTCGTCGTCAGCATGATGAGGAAGGCAATGGAAGAGCAGTGTCTCGATTTGCATATTCCACAGGAACCGATTCTTATGAAGCTGGCGAACATCCAGCATCTTTACACACCTGTTAAAGGAACAGCACTGCCGAAGTCTTCAATCTTGGATTTTGTGGAATTATTGCATCCAACACCAGCGCTCGGCGGATCACCGAGGAAGGTGGCACTGCAGAAGATAGGTGAGTATGAGGAGATGGATCGAGGATTTTACTCTGCTCCTGTTGGATGGATGGATAGGGAAGGAAACGGAGATTTCGCCGTTGGTATCCGCTCTGGTCTTTTGAAGGGGAATCAAGCTTGCCTATTTGCAGGCTGCGGGATTGTCGAAGGCTCAGACCCAGAGAGCGAGTTCACGGAAACGAGAGTGAAATTTAAGCCGATGCTCAATGCTTTAGGAGGATTAACGTTATGAAACATCAAGAGGTTTTAACAGCCTATATTGCATCCTTTGTTGATGAATTGACTGCCTGCGGTGTCAGGGATGTAGTCATTAGCCCCGGCTCAAGGTCTACTCCGGTTGCTTACTGTATGGCAGAGCATGAAGAGATGCGTGTTCATGTAAATATTGATGAACGTTCTGCTGCTTTTTTCGCACTTGGCATGGCCAAGGAGAAAAGGAGCCCTGTCGCAATTTTATGTACGTCAGGAACAGCCGCAGCCAATTATTATCCAGCTATTGTCGAAGCCCATTATGCAAGGGTGCCATTGATTGTTCTTACGGCAGACAGGCCGCATGAATTAAGAGAGATAGGTGCTCCCCAGGCCATTGATCAGCTTCATTTATACGGACAGCATGTGAAATGGTTTGTAGAAATGTCCCTTCCTGATTCAGCAGTATCAATGCTCCATTATGCAAGGACTGTTGCGGCTCGGGCAGCTGGTACTGCGGCTCTCGCACCGGCTGGGCCAGTTCATATCAATATTCCGCTTCGTGAACCGCTGATTCCAAATTTATCAGAGATGAAGAAATGGGTAAGAGCAAGCGAAGAGAGTCGGGCAAGCATTGATGTTCGGCAGGGGAGTGCGATGCTCACGGCTGCACAGTTCGCTGATTGCCTAGAAGTCATTAAACAGTCTAAGCGTGGACTGATTATTTGCGGATCAATAGATCAGCCCGGATTTGATCATGCGGTCTTCCAACTTTCAAGAAAAACCGGTTTTCCGATTATTGCCGATCCTTTATCACAGCTTAGGGGAAGCAGTGAGGGTTCTGAAGAAATAATTGAAACCTATGACACTTTCTTGAAGGATTCGTCTTTATTCGAGCTTCTGAAACCGGATTTAATTATCCGGTTTGGTTCTATGCCGGTTTCTAAGCCGCTGCTCTTATTTATTAAGGCAATGGAGCGGGTTAATCACCTTGTTATTGATGGCGGTTTAGGATGGCGAGAACCGACAGGAATGGGTACACATATGCTGTATTGTGATGAAAGGGCTTTTTGTGAACAAATCTCAGCTGAACTGGAGTTTGATTTCAATCTAGAGTGGCATTCAATGTGGAAAGATACAGACCAGGCCGTAAAACAGCAGCTTCATTACATACATGATGAGACAGTTATTCAGGAGGGCAAGCTTTTCGCTAAGCTTAACAGCTTACTGCCGCATGGAGCGAATTTAGTGGTGGGAAACAGCATGCCGATAAGAAATGTAGATACGTTCTTCCATGATTCTCATAAAGAGATCCGTATTTTTGCCAATAGGGGTGCCAATGGAATTGATGGAACAGTTTCCACGGCTCTTGGTATTGCTGCATCATCAGATAGGCCTACGGTGCTGACTCTTGGAGATTTAAGTTTTTTCCATGATATGAATGGGTTTCTTGCCGCAAAGATGTATGGATTAAACCTTCTCGTACTTGTCATCAATAATGACGGGGGAGGCATATTCTCCTTCTTGCCGCAGGCAGAGGAGGAACGGCACTTTGAAGAACTATTTGGCACTCCTCATGGGCTGAGCTTTGAACATACGGCTGCTTTATATGGTGCCGGCTATGTTTGTCCAGCGACATGGGAGGAAGTAGATGAAGCCCTTCACAGCTGGTCGGAAAGTCCAGATTTCCGCATTGTAGAGATGAAGACAAATCGACAACATGATGTAGATGCCTATCGGGAATTGGTGAAAGGTGTTTCCCGGGAAATAAGAGTGCTGCATCATGTTGATTGAGCGTTTCATTCCAATCAACGGTAGCACTTATCATATCCGGATAATTGGGATAGGTGAACCGGTACTGCTGCTCCATGGCTTTACTGGAAGCAGCCATACATGGGACGAACTTATGGAAACGTACAAGGATATGTACCGCTTCATTGCGGTGGACCTGCTCGGTCATGGGAAAACAAGTGCGCCTAATTGTCATGAGAGATACAGGATGGAGGAGGCAGCGGATGATTTAAGAGCAATCCTCGATGATCTTGGTCTGGCTAGAGTGCATGTGCTTGGTTATTCGATGGGAGGAAGGTTGGCACTTGGGTTTGCTGTCCGTTTCCCAGAATATGTGATGAGTCTCACCCTTGAGAGTTCCTCTCCAGGTCTTCCTTCTGCCATTGAGCAGGAGGACCGTCGAAAGAAGGATGCTGCATTGGCTGCCAGGATTGAAGAGATAGGCGTAGAGAGGTTTGCGGATGAATGGAGCCGGATTCCTCTCTTTGCTACACAAGAGACATTGCCAAAAGAAATAAAGGACCGAGTGAGGGAAGAGCGGGTATCCCAAAGGGCAGCAGGTCTAGCCGGAAGTCTGCTGGGAATGGGAACTGGATCTCAGCCTTCCTGCTGGGGAGAGCTGGCGGGGCTGCAAATGCCCGTTCAGCTTCTTGCTGGCGAGCTTGACTCGAAATTCGTGCGCATAGCTAAACAAATGGCCGATGCGCTGCCTTTTCCACAAATTTCGATAATTGAGGGTGCCGGTCATGCAATTCACGTGGAGAAACCGGCGGAATTTGGTAGAATAGTAGTTGACTATTTAAAAAGGAGGAAATATGATGGCGATTGAATGGGTTCCAATTCGTACATACGATGAAATTCTCTATGAAAAATATAATGGGATTGCCAAAATTACAATCAACAGGCCTGAGGTCAGAAATGCATTCACACCTAAAACGGTGATGGAGCTGATTGATGCTTTCTCACGCGCCCGTGATGATAATGAAATTGGGGTTATTATTCTTACAGGAGCTGGAGACTTAGCCTTCTGTTCAGGCGGAGACCAAAAGGTCAGAGGACATGGCGGATATGTCGGTGATGACGAAATCCCTCGCTTGAACGTGCTGGATCTTCAACGTTTGATTCGTGTTATTCCAAAACCTGTCGTGGCCATGGTTGCCGGCTATGCAATCGGCGGCGGACATGTACTGCATGTGGTCTGTGACTTAACAATCGCGGCAGAAAACGCTCGCTTCGGCCAAACTGGCCCGAATGTCGGAAGCTTTGATGCCGGCTATGGTGCAGGCTACTTGGCACGAATCGTCGGACATAAGAAAGCGAAGGAAATCTGGTACCTATGCCGACAATATGATGCACAGGAAGCGCTTGAAATGGGGCTTGTCAACAAAGTAGTGCCTCTTGAAGAATTAGAAAAGGAAACAGTAGAGTGGTGCGAAATCATGCTTGAGAAGAGTCCAACTGCTCTTCGATTCCTTAAAGCATCCTTCAATGCAGATACAGACGGTCTTGCAGGCTTACAGCAATTAGCAGGAGATGCAACCTTGCTTTACTACACAACGGATGAAGCAAAAGAAGGACGAGATGCCTTTAAGGAGAAACGGAAACCAGACTTTGGCCAATTCCCAAGATTCCCTTGATTTTATACAAACAGCTTGACGTGTCATTTCGTCAGGCTGTTTCCATTTTTGCAGATTGAAAAAGGTGAGGATATGTTTATACAAGGAAAATCATCAATACCGCAATTTCTCAGCCAACGTGCATCTTTGACTCCGAACAGAGCTGCCTTGTTCTTTGAAGGGAGTGTCTGGACCTTTGAGGAGCTTAAAAATATGTCTCTCTTATATGCCAAAAGGCTGACGGGATTGGGCATCATGCGCGGACAGTGCGTGGCCATCCAAATGAATAATAGTGCTGAGATGGTTTTTATTATTCATGGTCTAATGCTGATTGGCACTCAAACGCTTCTGCTGAATGGAAGGTTGACCGACCATGAGCGTGAGTGGCAGCTCCAGGATGCAGATGCAGCCTTCCTGATTACAGATAGGGAAACGGAAAGCGAGACCAGCATCATTGCGTTGAACACGTTAAGGGAGACGGAGCCGCAGCCTTTTCCTATTATCAAAGAAATGAATCTCAATGAAACAGCGACCATTATGTATACATCCGGGACAACGGGAAAGGCAAAGGCTGTTAGGCAAACCTATGGCAACCACCTATCCAGTGCTTTCGGATCCATGCTTAATCTCGGACTTAGAGAGAATGACAAATGGTTGTGTGCGATGCCGTTATTTCATATCAGCGGGTTATCTATTCTGCTGCGTTCCGTCATCTATGGCAGTGCAGTTGTCCTTCACAGGCATTTTGACCCGAAGCTTGCGAATCAGGAGATTTTGACTGAAGGTGTGACCATTATGTCAATTGTGTCTACGATGCTGAGCCGTATGCTGGATGATTTGAACGAGGCTGAATATCCTGCATCCTTTTATGGCATGCTCTTAGGCGGGGGACCGGCACCTATGCCATTGCTTGAACGTACGGCAGAAAAGAACATCCGAGTATTCCAGACATATGGGATGACGGAGACCTCCTCTCAGATTGCGACTCTTGCCCCGGAGGATGCTTTAAGGAAGCTTGGTTCTGCCGGTAAGCCTTTATTCCCGTGTGAGATTTCCATTTGGAAGGATGGCCGGGAAGCAGACCCACATGAACCTGGAGAAATTCGGGTTAAAGGGCCGAATGTGACGCCGGGTTATCTTCATGACAGAGGGAAAGAGTCATTTGCTGGCGGCTGGTTCCATACAGGTGACCTTGGCTATTTGGATGAGGAGGGCTATTTATACATGCTTGACCGCCGTTCTGATTTAATTATCTCCGGCGGGGAGAATGTGTATCCAGCAGAGGTTGAATCTGTGTTAAGTGCCCATCCCGTTGTCAAAGAAGCAGGTGTAATAGGACTAAATGATGACGTATGGGGTGCCGTACCAGGTGCTGCTCTTGTATTGCAGGAAGGGGCTGTATTCAATAAGGAGGAAATCCTTCAATTCTGCACTGAAAGGCTTGCCAAGTACAAGATTCCCAAGCATTTTATTGTTATGAACGAGCTTCCCCGCAATGCTTCAAATAAGCTTGTACGAAAGGAATTAACTAAATATTTCCTGTGAATTCAGAAAATTAGGTGAAGGACTTATTCTTTTCAGTCTTGATTTCCAGTATAATAATAAAAAAGACTTGAGAAGGCGGGGAGAAAATGGCTCGTTCGAAAAAGCAATATTTGATTGCTGAGATTCTATTGCGGCGCGGACTTCCATTATCAGTGATAACCGCGATTACCAACATTGCTGAAAAAGAAGTGGCAACCTTATTAAAGGAAATTAAATGAATGAGAGCGCCTTATTGAAGGCGCTTTCATTTTTTGTATCAGAAATAAAAAGACTCATCCTCCCGCAGATAGATGAGCCTAATGGTGAATCATTAAGGTTAGCTATGCTGACGGATCAGATTCGTCAACCGGCTGCTGAGTGACGGTAAGTCCCCTTTGTCATACGTAAATCGTACAAAGCTCTCATCAAGACCGAGTCCCTCAAAGATGCCAAAGCCTCTTGCTCTTCTGTCAATCTGCAAAAGTACTTCAATTTCATCTCTTGAAACATAAAAGATGGCCTCTAGTTCATCAAGCTTGGAGCGGAATTCACCGCTGATTGGTTTAAACT includes:
- a CDS encoding isochorismate synthase, producing the protein MAIQQITDMKHRLAETMKTVRQTKKAVLFSHVEAVAAMKPLQIYQTSGHSYKGERFYWRDSAGDLALCGMGIAAKLKPDRIGRNRFTQVREQWEALLSKASMNTGLHEAATGPLLFGGFSFVEGEKASSGLWEDLEDYLFYLPRFLLTESAHGVFLTSTKLITDDCEDHMIEEFLREREQLLSLPPLMGASIPAVSQFEEKNAGRWKKSIEQSVEDIRAGLMDKIVLARELDLHFEGAVPSGTVLQNLTEQQPASFIFGLESGSSCFLGASPERLIKKEGKQVFSACLAGSTKRGSDVHSDERLGMELLNDEKNRSEHEFVVSMMRKAMEEQCLDLHIPQEPILMKLANIQHLYTPVKGTALPKSSILDFVELLHPTPALGGSPRKVALQKIGEYEEMDRGFYSAPVGWMDREGNGDFAVGIRSGLLKGNQACLFAGCGIVEGSDPESEFTETRVKFKPMLNALGGLTL
- the menD gene encoding 2-succinyl-5-enolpyruvyl-6-hydroxy-3-cyclohexene-1-carboxylic-acid synthase yields the protein MKHQEVLTAYIASFVDELTACGVRDVVISPGSRSTPVAYCMAEHEEMRVHVNIDERSAAFFALGMAKEKRSPVAILCTSGTAAANYYPAIVEAHYARVPLIVLTADRPHELREIGAPQAIDQLHLYGQHVKWFVEMSLPDSAVSMLHYARTVAARAAGTAALAPAGPVHINIPLREPLIPNLSEMKKWVRASEESRASIDVRQGSAMLTAAQFADCLEVIKQSKRGLIICGSIDQPGFDHAVFQLSRKTGFPIIADPLSQLRGSSEGSEEIIETYDTFLKDSSLFELLKPDLIIRFGSMPVSKPLLLFIKAMERVNHLVIDGGLGWREPTGMGTHMLYCDERAFCEQISAELEFDFNLEWHSMWKDTDQAVKQQLHYIHDETVIQEGKLFAKLNSLLPHGANLVVGNSMPIRNVDTFFHDSHKEIRIFANRGANGIDGTVSTALGIAASSDRPTVLTLGDLSFFHDMNGFLAAKMYGLNLLVLVINNDGGGIFSFLPQAEEERHFEELFGTPHGLSFEHTAALYGAGYVCPATWEEVDEALHSWSESPDFRIVEMKTNRQHDVDAYRELVKGVSREIRVLHHVD
- the menH gene encoding 2-succinyl-6-hydroxy-2,4-cyclohexadiene-1-carboxylate synthase, with product MLIERFIPINGSTYHIRIIGIGEPVLLLHGFTGSSHTWDELMETYKDMYRFIAVDLLGHGKTSAPNCHERYRMEEAADDLRAILDDLGLARVHVLGYSMGGRLALGFAVRFPEYVMSLTLESSSPGLPSAIEQEDRRKKDAALAARIEEIGVERFADEWSRIPLFATQETLPKEIKDRVREERVSQRAAGLAGSLLGMGTGSQPSCWGELAGLQMPVQLLAGELDSKFVRIAKQMADALPFPQISIIEGAGHAIHVEKPAEFGRIVVDYLKRRKYDGD
- the menB gene encoding 1,4-dihydroxy-2-naphthoyl-CoA synthase, translated to MAIEWVPIRTYDEILYEKYNGIAKITINRPEVRNAFTPKTVMELIDAFSRARDDNEIGVIILTGAGDLAFCSGGDQKVRGHGGYVGDDEIPRLNVLDLQRLIRVIPKPVVAMVAGYAIGGGHVLHVVCDLTIAAENARFGQTGPNVGSFDAGYGAGYLARIVGHKKAKEIWYLCRQYDAQEALEMGLVNKVVPLEELEKETVEWCEIMLEKSPTALRFLKASFNADTDGLAGLQQLAGDATLLYYTTDEAKEGRDAFKEKRKPDFGQFPRFP
- a CDS encoding o-succinylbenzoate--CoA ligase, with translation MFIQGKSSIPQFLSQRASLTPNRAALFFEGSVWTFEELKNMSLLYAKRLTGLGIMRGQCVAIQMNNSAEMVFIIHGLMLIGTQTLLLNGRLTDHEREWQLQDADAAFLITDRETESETSIIALNTLRETEPQPFPIIKEMNLNETATIMYTSGTTGKAKAVRQTYGNHLSSAFGSMLNLGLRENDKWLCAMPLFHISGLSILLRSVIYGSAVVLHRHFDPKLANQEILTEGVTIMSIVSTMLSRMLDDLNEAEYPASFYGMLLGGGPAPMPLLERTAEKNIRVFQTYGMTETSSQIATLAPEDALRKLGSAGKPLFPCEISIWKDGREADPHEPGEIRVKGPNVTPGYLHDRGKESFAGGWFHTGDLGYLDEEGYLYMLDRRSDLIISGGENVYPAEVESVLSAHPVVKEAGVIGLNDDVWGAVPGAALVLQEGAVFNKEEILQFCTERLAKYKIPKHFIVMNELPRNASNKLVRKELTKYFL